The Gillisia sp. Hel_I_86 genome has a segment encoding these proteins:
- a CDS encoding TonB-dependent receptor, whose protein sequence is MKYLTLSALLLLSLSAFSQSGSGLKGEIKNELNEPLAGATIYLQELQKGTTTDFDGFYTLKNIPKGTWTVTVRMLGYQTKKEKVEFTTDNFQTYSTTMKEDYGSLDEVVISASRNPEYLSEIPASITVVNSAKLKEFTKFTSNINEILAYTVPGLAVSTGTFSNWGQTLRGRSLLVMVDGIPQSTPLRNGQLGIKSINPNDISSVEVIKGATSIFGNGGNGGFINYITKNPNSTKTISGTTNIWGTSQLSNTEDALGYGAYQSFTGQLDKFNYYVSGSVERTGNKYDADGVPLLPTYGFDNTDIYSTYGKLEYLLSENQKLTLNGNFYKSLQDSPFIPVFADVQVFNEEGDYTLEPGYGIEGSIPGEQPTGSELINGRLKYNLNAIFSSTTDFETDIYYSKAKSIFFYSDKFENGGQSVINSEKYGVRPNFNTRINSYNGIDLSFIYGLDLLRDKTNQGLLDGRLWVPNIELMGVAPYLQTTLKLDKKWAFKVGLRYDDLKMDIADYNTLPYSPKGDGNFNPSVSVQGGELAFDNLAFNMGIRYIEHQEFIPYISYSQGFSIADLGSILRSASAESIDNIQLEPAVTNNYEFGFISKFNNLRLEAVGYYSTSNLGTGVVFSDELNSFIPSEQPQKIFGGELAIDYAFPNNKLILGASYSYVEGLKNPKGDENNLSYVGGDVISAPKLTAYITWKPTEKISTTLNVINLGDRKRFDPFQDTEGNYAFRHTEFPVNGYTLVNLSATYQIKSNIDVSLGINNLLNEYYLPARSQWAAPLRSFTVVGEGTNARLGVTYNF, encoded by the coding sequence ATGAAATACCTTACTTTATCAGCTTTGCTGCTTCTTAGCCTGAGTGCATTTTCCCAATCTGGATCTGGATTAAAGGGGGAAATTAAAAATGAATTAAATGAACCTCTTGCAGGAGCCACAATTTATCTACAGGAATTACAAAAAGGAACCACAACAGATTTCGACGGATTTTATACTTTAAAGAATATTCCCAAAGGAACTTGGACAGTAACAGTGAGAATGCTAGGGTATCAAACCAAAAAAGAAAAGGTAGAATTTACTACCGATAACTTCCAAACTTATAGTACAACAATGAAGGAAGATTACGGGAGTCTGGACGAAGTTGTAATCTCTGCAAGCCGAAACCCGGAATACCTTTCTGAAATTCCTGCTTCCATTACGGTGGTGAATTCAGCAAAACTTAAAGAATTTACCAAATTCACATCCAATATTAATGAAATTTTAGCTTATACCGTTCCTGGTCTTGCTGTGAGTACAGGAACATTTTCCAATTGGGGACAGACTTTAAGAGGCCGATCCTTGTTGGTAATGGTCGATGGAATTCCTCAATCCACCCCGCTGCGAAATGGGCAATTGGGAATTAAAAGTATTAATCCCAATGATATAAGCAGTGTTGAAGTAATAAAAGGAGCCACTTCTATATTCGGTAACGGAGGAAATGGAGGCTTTATCAACTATATTACTAAAAATCCGAATTCCACAAAAACAATAAGCGGAACTACCAATATTTGGGGAACCTCCCAACTTTCGAATACGGAAGATGCACTAGGGTATGGGGCTTATCAATCTTTTACAGGCCAGTTAGATAAATTCAATTATTACGTTAGTGGTAGTGTAGAACGAACCGGAAATAAATATGATGCAGATGGGGTTCCGCTTCTTCCTACATATGGGTTTGATAATACAGATATTTATAGTACATACGGTAAACTGGAATATTTGCTTTCTGAAAATCAAAAATTAACACTTAATGGAAACTTTTACAAATCGCTCCAAGACTCCCCTTTTATTCCAGTTTTTGCAGATGTACAGGTATTTAATGAGGAAGGAGATTACACCTTGGAGCCAGGCTATGGTATCGAGGGTTCCATTCCGGGAGAGCAACCTACGGGTTCCGAATTGATAAATGGAAGGTTAAAATATAATTTGAACGCTATTTTTTCAAGTACTACCGATTTTGAAACCGACATCTATTATTCGAAAGCCAAAAGTATTTTCTTTTATTCCGATAAATTTGAAAATGGAGGCCAATCCGTAATCAATTCGGAAAAATATGGTGTAAGGCCTAATTTCAATACTCGAATCAATTCGTATAACGGCATAGATCTCTCATTTATCTATGGTTTGGATTTATTAAGGGATAAAACTAATCAAGGCTTGTTAGATGGAAGGCTCTGGGTGCCAAATATTGAACTTATGGGTGTCGCTCCTTATTTACAAACTACTTTGAAACTAGACAAAAAGTGGGCGTTTAAAGTTGGATTGCGCTATGATGATTTGAAAATGGATATTGCCGATTATAATACCCTTCCCTATTCGCCTAAGGGAGATGGCAACTTTAACCCTTCGGTATCAGTGCAAGGGGGAGAGCTAGCTTTCGATAATCTTGCTTTTAATATGGGAATCCGATATATTGAGCATCAGGAATTCATTCCTTACATCAGTTATTCCCAAGGCTTTTCCATAGCCGATTTAGGTTCCATTTTGAGATCGGCGAGTGCTGAAAGTATAGATAATATCCAATTGGAACCAGCTGTTACTAATAATTATGAATTCGGATTTATTTCAAAATTTAATAATCTCCGTTTAGAGGCAGTAGGATATTATAGTACCTCAAATTTAGGCACCGGAGTTGTATTTAGTGATGAGCTGAATTCGTTTATACCTTCTGAACAACCGCAAAAAATATTCGGCGGGGAACTTGCTATAGACTATGCTTTTCCAAATAATAAATTAATTCTGGGAGCTTCTTATTCCTATGTAGAAGGACTTAAAAATCCTAAAGGAGATGAAAATAACTTAAGTTACGTAGGTGGAGATGTTATTTCTGCTCCCAAATTAACAGCATATATTACTTGGAAGCCAACTGAGAAGATAAGTACTACATTGAACGTGATAAATTTGGGAGATCGAAAAAGATTTGATCCATTTCAGGACACGGAAGGAAATTATGCCTTCAGGCATACTGAATTTCCTGTAAATGGGTATACGTTAGTCAATCTATCGGCGACTTACCAAATAAAGAGCAATATTGATGTTTCCTTAGGAATAAATAACCTTTTGAATGAGTATTATTTACCTGCAAGATCACAGTGGGCTGCTCCGTTAAGATCTTTTACTGTGGTAGGAGAAGGAACTAATGCACGTCTTGGTGTAACTTATAATTTTTAA
- a CDS encoding PepSY-associated TM helix domain-containing protein gives MKPFSKIVKKIHLYLGLSCGILASISGLTGSMYVWQPEITTALNPKLLKVNTVNNISEEALLKTSLTLYESQKDTVAKIFLPYREQQTISIVYNNGQTLYYHPKNGMVLGKKSASISFFEDLLNIHRTLGIPKVGKYIVGGSAILFFFFLLTSGLFLWLKKYKSNFKKGIKIKWKRNKKRFNYDVHKTLGILFFLPLLVMAFSGGYFTYNTYYKEGFKFADGSTINTKPKKKKKVGTTLDILDLLENPDKKYSLRAIYFPKDPNEVYQFRYIKDRFIVPGLRKTKELKLNQNGKVINATSFDSHPISEQIAAQMYPIHIGEIAGLLGRILVFISGFVPIILFITGLRSYYFRMQR, from the coding sequence TTGAAACCTTTCTCAAAAATAGTTAAGAAAATACATCTTTATTTAGGATTGTCCTGTGGAATTTTAGCTTCCATATCAGGGCTTACTGGTTCTATGTATGTATGGCAGCCAGAGATAACGACCGCTTTAAATCCAAAATTACTCAAGGTAAATACTGTCAATAATATTTCAGAAGAAGCACTTTTAAAAACTTCCCTGACGCTTTATGAATCCCAAAAAGATACTGTAGCAAAGATATTCCTCCCTTATCGAGAACAGCAGACGATTTCTATTGTCTATAATAATGGCCAAACTCTTTATTATCATCCAAAAAATGGAATGGTTCTAGGAAAAAAATCAGCTTCTATATCATTTTTCGAGGATTTGTTAAATATCCATCGAACTTTAGGCATTCCTAAAGTTGGTAAGTACATTGTGGGTGGGAGTGCCATATTATTTTTCTTTTTTCTTCTAACATCTGGATTATTTTTATGGTTGAAAAAGTATAAATCGAATTTTAAAAAAGGGATTAAAATTAAATGGAAACGAAATAAAAAAAGGTTTAACTACGACGTTCATAAAACACTTGGTATCCTCTTTTTCTTGCCGTTGCTCGTCATGGCCTTTTCTGGTGGATATTTCACTTATAACACCTACTATAAAGAAGGTTTTAAGTTTGCAGATGGTTCTACCATAAATACCAAACCTAAAAAAAAGAAGAAGGTGGGCACTACGTTAGACATACTAGACTTATTAGAGAATCCAGACAAAAAATATTCACTTCGTGCAATTTACTTTCCTAAAGATCCAAATGAAGTATATCAATTTAGGTATATAAAAGACCGATTTATTGTTCCCGGCCTTAGAAAAACCAAGGAATTAAAATTAAATCAAAATGGTAAAGTTATTAATGCGACCTCCTTTGACAGCCATCCGATTAGTGAACAAATAGCAGCACAAATGTACCCAATTCATATTGGAGAAATCGCAGGCTTACTAGGTAGGATTTTGGTTTTTATCTCAGGGTTTGTTCCAATAATTCTATTTATTACAGGTCTTCGATCTTACTATTTTAGAATGCAAAGATGA